In the Leptospira limi genome, one interval contains:
- a CDS encoding response regulator, which produces MHFIMAIENDPNSSQDLENIFLGLRQRVVITKFSQTVQEYVKSSNPDIILMGLTFKDKKELEFILELRRDVITHNIPILAMIPKEDTNFIANHKKLGFTDYIVKPLAKQSLLDRIHSHIEEYKFSESSKTRDNVSFVVVDRGQDRVLFQCRANLKRYVFPEFKKIFTLNFLKSIHTERICFDVRVVPELGKDEVEVFERVIKIFQNHEKVIFIAGRHMGAFIEHSTDDEKMLVFMAPNEYDEYVKMEELKKEELRKKEKKEKFAKDSNKEPNQNNPVPPTNLGDVKIEINTNPEANPATIVNDTNPADNLPTPKEKETSEPIPGPEQAENSK; this is translated from the coding sequence ATGCATTTTATCATGGCAATTGAAAACGATCCAAATTCTTCCCAAGATTTGGAAAACATTTTCCTTGGATTAAGACAAAGAGTTGTCATTACAAAATTTTCCCAAACTGTCCAAGAGTATGTAAAATCTTCAAATCCAGACATCATTCTCATGGGTTTGACCTTCAAAGATAAAAAAGAGTTAGAATTCATCCTGGAATTACGACGTGATGTGATCACTCATAACATTCCAATATTAGCAATGATTCCAAAGGAAGACACAAACTTCATTGCTAATCATAAAAAACTTGGATTTACAGACTATATAGTAAAACCATTAGCCAAACAATCTTTACTCGATAGAATCCATTCTCATATCGAAGAATATAAGTTTAGTGAATCTTCAAAAACTCGTGACAATGTATCCTTTGTCGTTGTTGACCGTGGACAGGATCGTGTTTTATTCCAATGCCGCGCGAATCTAAAAAGATATGTTTTTCCTGAATTTAAAAAAATATTCACACTCAATTTTTTAAAATCCATTCACACCGAAAGAATTTGTTTTGATGTTCGTGTAGTGCCTGAGCTTGGAAAAGATGAAGTAGAAGTTTTTGAACGCGTGATTAAAATTTTCCAGAATCATGAAAAAGTAATCTTCATAGCAGGCCGACATATGGGAGCCTTCATTGAACATTCAACTGATGATGAAAAAATGTTAGTATTTATGGCTCCAAACGAATACGATGAATACGTTAAAATGGAAGAGCTAAAAAAGGAAGAACTTCGTAAAAAAGAGAAAAAGGAAAAATTTGCAAAAGACTCAAACAAAGAACCAAATCAAAACAATCCTGTTCCTCCAACTAATTTAGGTGATGTGAAAATTGAAATCAACACCAATCCAGAAGCAAATCCAGCAACAATTGTAAACGATACTAATCCTGCAGATAATCTTCCAACTCCAAAAGAAAAAGAAACTTCGGAACCAATTCCTGGACCAGAACAAGCGGAAAATTCAAAATAG
- a CDS encoding EAL domain-containing protein, with product MKNQLLTGPYYFGMKDLEVFKKHFIQENKGKPLFLIRFENITGIELTEFLDLLRTEFYSCLDLEDICFGFHYFEKQNILLMGISPLFEWDIEKFPNIENSVGKFQQQCIQNKIVSFHFGVSRTQSNFISDNEEIFAELFKSSEKNLNDNLVRWSWTYYNKANTYISGSVHEAMIQPTVIFNPKDKTYSVKGGEVFLGGGAYIGYKDLINDIPADQDLNRIELLILEKLIIACEGAPGLLKFNISPQSLIDTFSQNERVDRLKKLILSKDLSPENIRFELVEKPYDESKYQLKDVCHAFYSHGMSFAADDFGVKSQSHQIVLDLGIMIKEFKLDPISFKFKIEEDQIKFLDNLAFIDYCKRLADNREAVITAEAVEDFDTLRFLMEHQIYQFQANILFGKMTVSDYKRDFDLLHSIHEDVVKEVLTDKILSEKQKKVGNLFLVASEEGLI from the coding sequence TTGAAAAATCAACTTTTAACTGGTCCTTATTATTTTGGAATGAAAGACTTGGAAGTGTTTAAAAAACATTTCATCCAAGAAAATAAAGGGAAACCACTCTTTCTCATTCGGTTTGAAAATATCACAGGCATTGAACTCACTGAATTTTTAGATTTATTACGCACTGAATTTTATTCCTGTTTGGACCTAGAAGATATTTGTTTCGGATTCCATTACTTTGAAAAACAAAATATTCTACTCATGGGAATTTCACCTCTATTTGAATGGGATATTGAAAAGTTTCCTAATATTGAAAACTCTGTCGGAAAATTCCAACAACAATGTATCCAAAACAAAATTGTTTCGTTTCATTTTGGAGTTTCAAGAACTCAGTCCAACTTTATTTCCGATAACGAAGAAATCTTTGCCGAACTATTTAAATCTTCTGAAAAAAATCTCAATGATAACTTAGTTCGTTGGAGTTGGACTTACTACAACAAAGCAAACACTTATATCTCTGGATCTGTGCATGAAGCAATGATCCAACCGACAGTTATTTTTAATCCAAAAGACAAAACCTATTCTGTAAAAGGAGGGGAAGTTTTTTTGGGTGGTGGTGCTTATATTGGTTATAAAGATTTAATCAATGACATTCCCGCCGACCAAGACCTCAATCGGATTGAACTTTTAATTTTAGAAAAACTGATCATTGCATGTGAAGGTGCGCCTGGTCTTTTAAAATTTAATATCTCACCTCAATCTTTAATTGATACATTTTCACAAAACGAACGTGTTGACCGACTCAAAAAATTAATCTTAAGTAAAGACCTGTCTCCTGAAAACATACGATTCGAACTGGTAGAAAAACCATACGACGAATCAAAATACCAATTAAAAGACGTATGCCATGCGTTTTATTCTCATGGAATGAGTTTTGCTGCCGATGACTTTGGCGTAAAAAGTCAGTCACATCAAATCGTATTAGATTTGGGAATTATGATCAAAGAATTCAAATTGGACCCAATTAGTTTTAAATTTAAAATTGAAGAAGACCAAATTAAATTTTTAGACAACTTAGCTTTTATCGATTATTGCAAACGATTAGCTGACAACCGAGAAGCTGTCATAACAGCAGAAGCTGTAGAAGATTTTGATACATTACGTTTCCTTATGGAACACCAAATTTATCAATTCCAAGCAAATATTTTATTTGGTAAAATGACAGTTTCTGATTACAAACGAGATTTTGATTTACTCCATTCCATACACGAAGATGTTGTGAAAGAAGTATTGACAGACAAAATTTTATCGGAAAAACAAAAGAAAGTTGGTAACTTGTTTTTAGTCGCATCCGAAGAAGGACTCATTTAA
- a CDS encoding GlsB/YeaQ/YmgE family stress response membrane protein has product MFSFIWFLLIGLAAGWLAGRILRGKGFGIIANLVIGVVGSFLGGIVFGLLGFRSYGLIAELIVAVVGAILLIIIAGMIKRK; this is encoded by the coding sequence ATGTTTAGTTTTATTTGGTTTTTACTCATTGGTCTTGCGGCTGGATGGCTTGCTGGTCGGATCTTACGTGGAAAGGGATTTGGAATCATCGCCAATTTAGTGATTGGTGTTGTAGGTTCCTTTTTAGGCGGGATTGTGTTTGGTCTGCTTGGATTTCGTTCTTACGGACTCATCGCGGAACTCATAGTTGCCGTTGTTGGAGCTATTTTATTGATTATCATTGCTGGGATGATCAAAAGAAAATAG
- a CDS encoding YebC/PmpR family DNA-binding transcriptional regulator: MSGHSKWATIRRKKGAIDAKRGAIFTRIAKEISVAAKEGGGDQEGNPRLRLAVTKAKAANMPKDNIERAIKKGTGGLEGMVYEECLYECYAPGGVAIMVDVLTDKKSRTTPEIKSILTKLGGSLANAGAVSRLFERKGQLTLKADQISEEALFDLALGAGAEDIQVNDGMYVVLTSPSEYEAVQSSLSSKGLNMEESEIKYIPMTTVEVNDKEMAEKIMKLIENLEANDDVQGVSSNFELGEGVELD; encoded by the coding sequence ATGTCAGGACACTCGAAATGGGCGACGATTCGGAGAAAAAAGGGAGCCATTGATGCCAAAAGAGGCGCCATCTTTACAAGGATAGCCAAAGAAATTTCTGTGGCAGCCAAAGAAGGTGGTGGTGACCAAGAAGGAAACCCAAGATTACGTTTAGCCGTCACAAAGGCAAAAGCTGCCAATATGCCTAAGGACAATATCGAACGTGCCATCAAAAAAGGTACGGGAGGCCTTGAGGGTATGGTATACGAAGAGTGTCTCTACGAATGTTATGCTCCTGGTGGTGTTGCCATTATGGTCGATGTGCTTACCGATAAAAAGTCTCGTACAACTCCCGAAATCAAAAGCATTTTAACCAAACTTGGTGGATCCCTTGCCAATGCGGGCGCCGTTTCTCGTTTATTTGAGCGAAAAGGCCAACTCACTTTAAAAGCAGATCAAATATCAGAAGAGGCATTGTTTGATTTAGCATTGGGGGCAGGTGCCGAAGACATCCAAGTCAATGATGGCATGTACGTAGTCCTCACTTCTCCATCCGAATACGAAGCAGTTCAGTCTTCCTTATCTTCCAAAGGTTTGAATATGGAAGAGTCGGAAATCAAATACATTCCCATGACAACTGTCGAAGTGAACGACAAAGAAATGGCAGAAAAAATCATGAAACTCATTGAAAACCTAGAAGCAAATGATGATGTGCAAGGTGTGAGTTCCAATTTTGAGTTAGGTGAGGGAGTCGAACTCGACTAA
- a CDS encoding acyl-CoA dehydrogenase family protein, protein MIDFSITDEQKALRELAKDFAKNEMIPKAEHHDHTGEYPKEILKKAFDVGLMNMHIPAEYGGAGLGVLDELIASEELFYGCSGMATAILANNLALAPVLLGADDYVMKKFIQPMTENFTLAAYAVTEPGAGSDVAGIRTTAKRVGDEYIINGSKMWITNAGHADWFFVLAKTDPNAGHKGMTGFIVDAKTPGIIIGKKEKNMGQRCSDTRGVTFEDVKVPKENMIGKEGEGFKIAMGAFDQTRPAVAIGAVGVARAALDHSIRYANTRNAFGKPISVNQGVSFMIAEMARDIEAGRLLCWQSAWLIDNGFRNTYQASIAKVFCADMAMRVTTDAVQIFGGYGFNEEYPVEKLMRDAKIFQIYEGTSQIQRVIISKFLNDGVGIETPNA, encoded by the coding sequence ATGATCGACTTTTCAATCACCGATGAACAAAAAGCCCTCCGCGAATTAGCCAAAGATTTCGCAAAAAATGAAATGATTCCCAAAGCGGAACACCATGACCACACAGGTGAGTATCCAAAAGAGATTTTGAAAAAAGCATTTGATGTGGGTCTTATGAACATGCACATCCCTGCAGAATATGGTGGTGCAGGACTTGGTGTGTTGGATGAACTGATCGCCTCAGAAGAATTATTTTATGGATGTTCTGGGATGGCAACTGCGATCCTTGCAAACAACTTAGCACTCGCTCCAGTATTGTTAGGTGCAGATGACTATGTGATGAAAAAATTCATCCAACCAATGACTGAAAATTTTACACTCGCAGCATATGCAGTAACAGAACCTGGTGCAGGATCTGACGTTGCCGGAATTCGAACCACTGCAAAACGAGTCGGAGATGAGTATATCATCAACGGATCTAAAATGTGGATCACAAATGCAGGACATGCAGATTGGTTTTTTGTCCTTGCGAAGACAGATCCAAACGCAGGGCACAAAGGAATGACAGGCTTCATTGTAGATGCAAAAACTCCTGGAATCATCATCGGTAAAAAAGAAAAGAATATGGGTCAACGTTGTTCCGACACTCGAGGTGTTACTTTCGAGGATGTGAAAGTTCCAAAAGAAAATATGATCGGTAAAGAAGGGGAAGGTTTCAAAATTGCAATGGGTGCATTTGACCAAACTCGCCCGGCAGTAGCAATTGGAGCAGTTGGTGTAGCTCGTGCAGCTCTTGACCATTCCATTCGGTATGCAAACACTCGTAATGCGTTCGGGAAACCAATTTCCGTTAACCAAGGTGTTAGTTTTATGATCGCAGAAATGGCTCGTGATATTGAAGCAGGACGACTACTATGCTGGCAATCAGCATGGCTCATCGACAATGGTTTTCGTAACACATACCAAGCTTCCATTGCGAAAGTTTTTTGTGCCGATATGGCAATGCGTGTCACAACAGATGCGGTTCAAATTTTTGGTGGATACGGATTCAACGAAGAATACCCAGTTGAAAAATTGATGCGTGATGCAAAAATTTTCCAAATTTATGAAGGAACTTCACAAATCCAAAGAGTGATCATCTCGAAATTCCTCAACGATGGAGTTGGGATCGAAACTCCAAACGCTTAA